Within the Armigeres subalbatus isolate Guangzhou_Male unplaced genomic scaffold, GZ_Asu_2 Contig1249, whole genome shotgun sequence genome, the region CTCGACAGCGGCTGACGGGGACTGGAGGAATGCTAAAGTGTTACAGCATCGCGCAGAGTGGATATCGATGTTCTTGCGTTTCCTTCCCATTTCCTCCCGGTGCCGATGCGCGGTTGGGATGGGATACACGTGCGTCTGGAGAACGCATTTGTTGTGGGGAATTGATGAAAAAGGAGCAAGTCGGAGGACGATACCGGAGGCGGTGAGAATGTCACGAGCTAACAAAGGGTTCCAATTTGGTGACGTACTCTTTGAACTACGAGATGGTTAATGACAAATTGTAACTACCAATAAAATGTCTTGCTGAGTAGTGTTTGTGAAATCATCCCAGATTCGAAAGTAACAGAATGGGTAACTTGATGAGACCGGATTTTGAAAATGCCGAGTGCAGTACCTATGGGCAGAAAATACGATATCTTTGGGTTTTGAATAACTGAAGATAATTTCCGtgtattaatttaatttaatttaatttcacttCACTTTActtcatttatttttaattcatttcacttCGCTTcacttcatttcatttcatggaACCGTTGTTGAACCGACATGAGTCAATAGACTCTTTAAAGCTTTCTATCTGTTTCTGACATTGTCGTATTATTTACTTACAAACTGATTAAGCTGGAGCAAAATATCGTCAATTTAGGCAAACAAAACGGCTTGGAgccgcaaaaaaaaatgtcagctAAATTTAAGAGATAATtaaaagaagatttttaaaagttaccTTTTCCTACATATCAGAGGGAGGCACTCTGTTATGAGGGAAATTGTGAACAGGCTGTtcggatttgaaccaaatttctCGAAGCAGCCCGAATTTTGTGGCAGCTCAAACTAGAATTTATATTTAATTAGCAACTCACAGTTTTATCTTTAGTGTCTACTTACAATAATTGGTCTTATTGTACTCTTGCACACTACACCTTTCTACTCGATCCTGGTTTCTTTTTGTATCGGATACTTTCCCTGCGTACAAATAACAATCTTTAATTCAGTGTCAATTTCTTTTCAGGTCACTTTCTATAACTTACAAGCCGCAATTAATTAtgatttcttttcttttcagtTACGATATAAGGCGATCACCGAGATGAACAGTTGGACTATTTGAAAGGAATTTGAAAGCACTTATTAATAAATAATCCATTTTCCTGAATAGTATAATTTGTACAATTACTTACTGCAAATATTCCACAATCCTAAGCACAAGATAGTTTACTGGCACTTATAATTCACAGTATAAGATTTTATAAATTCAACGCATCTAATTCAATCCTAATGGcagatttgtttacatttcttcATCTTTTCTTCTATCAATTCATTCTTTATCCTCCTTTCTAAGCAGACGATGTAAATCGGCAACGAAACTCAGGCAGGCTTGTTCCGTTTGTATGTAGCAGTGTTGGTGGACACGGTGGGTACGATAGCGGTGTTAACATACCCCTGCCCGTAACATCCTGTAGTTCCTGCAACACCAGGATTTACTATCTGATCTCCATCACCGCTATGTTAGCAGCTGCGCGACGAAACACCCCGCGAGTCGTGCGAACCATCGCTTGTCTCACTCTTCCATCTGAACCCCGTATCACTTCTTCAACGATTCCTCTGACCCAACCTTTTCTGTGTTTTCCATCGACAAGGAACACTAGATCATTTACTTGTAACGGTTTTTGCTCTTCGAACCATTTGGTACGTTTGTTGATCGTCGGTAGATATTCCTTCAACCACCTTTCCCACATTTGATTCGCCAGTCGTTGAGATCGCTTGTAAGCATTACGCAAAGCCTCGGCCATTTCTACCTCGCTTTGAGTTATCATGTCCGCATCGGTAACCGATCCACGTAGAAAATGATTCGGAGTGATCGCCTCGACATCATCCTCTTGTGACACATATGTCAATGGTCGTGTGTTGATCATATCTTCAGTTTCAGCGAGTGTCGTCGACAGAACTTCGTCTGACAGGGTTTGCCCATTGTTTAACGTCTTCAATGCTTCCTTCACTGATCTTACCATCCTTTCCCATATTCCACCCATGTGTGGCGTAGCCGGAGGGATAAAATGCCACGCTGTCGCTGCACTAGAAACGTTCTCTGCGCATTCGAGATGAATTTTTCGCATTTCATTGTCTGCACCCTTAAAACACGTCGCGTTGTCCGAGAAAATCTCTCTCGAAACCCCACGTCTGCAACTGAATCTCCGAATGGCCATTAAGCAGGATTGTGTTGATAGACTTGCGACAACTTCTAAATGTACTGCACGAACTGCAAGACAGGTGAATACGGCCACCCATCGCTTCTCCTTTCTACGTCCAACAGTTACTTCAATTGGTCCTAAGTAGTCTATACCCACCGAGTAGAAAGGTCGGTGGTGTGGTGTAATACGTTGTACTGGGAGTGGCGCCATTATAGGAACTTGAGGACAACATCGATGAACTTTACACCACGTACACTCATTCATAACATGGCGCACAGCGGCGCGGATGTTCGGAATCCAGAACCTTTGACGTAGCTCATTTGTCACCGTCTCTCGATTACCATGGCCGAATTTTTCATGATAGAAATGAATAACTTTTTCTGTCGTTGGATGCTTCCGTGGCAAGATTATAGGAAATTTCTTATCAAATGATAGCTCCTCTGACAACTCCAGTCTGCCGCCCATACGAAGTACACCATTTTCGTCCAGTATTGGTGTTAATTTATAGATGGAACTAGATTTCTTGactgcttcttccttctctcctGGTTTTCGGCTGAGGTTCTTAGAAAGCAAATTTATTTCGTCGGGAAAACTATTCTGCTGCGCTTGTTTCCAGAGAACAATCTCAGCTCTATAAAATTCATCCTTCTGAAGCGGCCTTTGATTCGATTTCAGAAGTGCTAGGATTCTCTGCTGCATATTATGCGTTGCTTTAACGGTGATTAGCAGTTGTCCAGTCATCTTGCGCTTGCAGTTATCGACGAATCTAACTACATACGCCATTACCCTTAGAAGTTTTGTCCAGCGTGAACACCGGTCGACATCAATGACATTATGATACGACACATGACCCCTAGCCTCCTCAGCTGTTTGCTCGAAAGGTACTTCGAGAGTTGGCCATTCGTTTTCCGATTGATAGAGGAACGATGCACCTCGAAACCATTCCCCATCGCTGTCAAAGGTATCTCGACGCCACTTCGTCAGGACATCTGCTTGATTTTGTTTGGTTGGTACCCATCGCCAATCAGTCGCTCTGGTGAACTCAAGTATCTCTCCGATGCGATATGCAACAAATTGTTTGTATTGATGTTGGTCTGATCGGATCCAACTCCAGACAGTCC harbors:
- the LOC134202511 gene encoding uncharacterized protein LOC134202511, with translation MNECTWCKVHRCCPQVPIMAPLPVQRITPHHRPFYSVGIDYLGPIEVTVGRRKEKRWVAVFTCLAVRAVHLEVVASLSTQSCLMAIRRFSCRRGVSREIFSDNATCFKGADNEMRKIHLECAENVSSAATAWHFIPPATPHMGGIWERMVRSVKEALKTLNNGQTLSDEVLSTTLAETEDMINTRPLTYVSQEDDVEAITPNHFLRGSVTDADMITQSEVEMAEALRNAYKRSQRLANQMWERWLKEYLPTINKRTKWFEEQKPLQVNDLVFLVDGKHRKGWVRGIVEEVIRGSDGRVRQAMVRTTRGVFRRAAANIAVMEIR